A window of [Clostridium] innocuum genomic DNA:
TGATATTCACATCCTCCTCCCGAAAAAACTGCAGCGTTTTTTCTACATGCGGACGTATGGTATCGGTAAAGATGACAGCATACAAGGGTTGGATGATTGGGAGTGGCGCATCCTTGTCGATCACCTGAGCACATCTGCCGATCACAACCATTCGCTTACCTTCTTCCATAATAGCAGAAAAGGAAGTATCCAGCTTCTCCAGCAGCTTTTCCGGCGCTCCCATAACCAGAGAACCATAGCCTTCAAAATATGCGCTGCTCCATTTGCGAAGCGAGGAAAATGGAATCCTCGCTTTCGGCTCATGTAGCGCACAGGGACTGATCTGCGCACAAAGCGCCTGATAGGTTGCATTGTTATCGTCGCTGTAGTGTAAAAAGGAGCGAATATATTCCATATCTGTTTCCGCTTCATCGCAAAGGGGAAGCAGTGCTTCCACCTTTAAATCTCCGGTGGTAATGGTTCCTGTCTTATCCAGACACAATGTGTCGACATTGGCCAGTGTTTCCAGTGAATACAGATCCTGTATAAGAACCTTATGCTTTGCCATGCGGCTTACTCCCGCCGCCAGGGATACACTGATCAAAAGAACAAGACCCTTGGGAAGCATTCCCAGCAATGCAGCGGAGCTTGTGATAACACTTTCCTGTATGGAATCTCCCCGAAATCCCCAGGCCTCCAGAAACAACAAAATACCTAAGGGAATAATTGCATAACCACTCAATCTTGTAATACGCTTCATGGCATTTAACAGCCGGGAATTAACTGCACGGACTTCCTTTACCTCACTGGCGATACGATTTGCGTAATTCTCCTCACCGACATGGATAATCCGTGCATAACATTTTCCGGATATTATGGAGCTTCCGGATAAAAGCTGATCCTTTTTGCGTTTATGAATGGGATCGGATTCACCACTTAATAAGGCTTCATTAACTTCAGCCTCTCCCTGTATAAGGACGGCATCACAGACAATTTGTTCACCGCTGGACAGAACCATGATATCATCCACAACGAGATCCTGAACATCTACACTGCATACTACACCATCCCGCATGACGGAAACCTTTTGCCGCATAAGCAGGGAAAGGTCATCTACCAGCTTCTTCGCATGCAGCTCCTGCAGAATGCCAATTACGATATTGCAGATAATCACAGCTAGAAAAAATAAATTCGACCAGGCATTTACCAGCACCAGTCCCAGTGCAATCAATATATTAAGCAGATTAAATAGGGTGCATATGTTTTCTTTGAAAATCTGCCCGTGAGTCTTCGTAATAGAATGCGATACGCTGTTTCTCTGATGATTTCTTATGCGTTCTTCTACCTGCTTCTGTGTAAGTCCTTTGATGGCTGTGTTCGTAACTTCCATTTCATCACCTAAACTTTCTTTATTGTCTATTATGGCCAATAATCGTTAAGATTCTTTTCGTATCTTCTTAAGAATGTATAAACTTTTTGTTATGTGAGAGGAAATTTGTTGTTTTCTTAAAAAAAACAAAAATTAAAGTGCATAAACACAAAGTCTTTGGCAATTCTGTTATAATAAACTTGTATATATGAGGTGAGTGGAATGAATAATGATAAGAAAGCAAGGCGTCGGCATCAGAGAATCTGTGAAGTGCTCCAGGAGCAGGAGCATATGCAGGTTCTTGAGCTGTGTGAGCTGTTTCATGTCTCACCGGCAACGATTCGAAACGACCTGACAGTACTAGAAAAAAAGCAGCTGCTGAAACGTATTCCCGGTGGTGCGGTAAGTATTGGAAGAATGCCGCAAAATACTATTTTTTCTGCCAGAGAATCGCTCCATATGGATCTGAAGGATAAGATGGCCGACTACGCCGTTGCGCATCTGATCAAAGAAGGGATGAATGTGGCATTGGATGCCGGTACCACCTGCTGTGCTATTGCAAAGAAGCTGGCAGACGCATCCTGCCGCTGTACGGTTATCACCTATTCTCTTCCTGTAGCCAATGCCCTTGTTCATTGTGAGCATATAGAGGTGTTTTTAATGGCCGGACGGCTGGATAAGAAGCACGAATCGTTCCATGATGATGTGGCAGTTGAGGCAATGAAGCGAATGAACAGTGATGTATTTTTTCTTTCACCCAACGGAATCGATCCGATTGCCGGAATCACCAGCTCTGCAACCGATGAAAATATAATGAAGCGCATGATGCATGAGCATGCAGAGGAAACAATAGTTTGTGCAGATCACAGCAAGTTTTTCAAAAAGGCATTTAAAACGATCTGTCAGCTGTCAGATATCAAGGGAATTTTGAGTGACAGTAAGCTGAGCGGGGAGATACAGCAGAGATACAGCTCCATGGGTGTACGCTTGTATCTGGCAGAGAAATAAGACCGATATGAAGCTTTGGCTTCTGATGAAATGCACTGTTTCAGGAAAACAAAAAGGGAATCCGCCAATTGTGTTAACAATAGAATACGGATTCTTAAATGAGAAAGCAGCCGCAAACGTTTGCATTCCTCAGTATTCATAATCAACAGTTGCACTGCCACTTCGCACGGCATGAATATAAGGCTTTACCTTTTCTACATGGTAGGTGTTTTTCTGATAGTCCTCCAATGCCTGCCGATCATCCACCACAAGCTCCAGAACGACATCATAAGAACGCTGGGAATGCAGATAGTCAATTCCGACCTGCACCTCCCGCAGAAATGGAATCTGCTCCTTCATGGATAAGAACAATGCCTTCACTTTCTCACATTGCTCGATGGAATTATCCTTCATTTTCACAAACAGTATGTGCTTTACCATAACTTCCTTTTCCTCCTTATGATTTGAATTTTACTTCGATGCTGTACTGCTCTTTGATTTCCGGTATCATATTGAAGAATTTACGGATTGCGGATTGCGATTTTGTCGCCGCCTCACTGAGCAGCCCGTTTTCCACTGCTTCATCCGCTACCTTATCCTTCTGCTGAGTTGCAAATGCCGTATAGTCCTCAATGCTGATCGGATTGAAAATATTCTTTGTTTCATCATATACCTCTATGCTCTTCTCATCGATGATATTACTCAGAATTTCAACCTCCGGCAGTAAAACGGTTATCGTTTTTCCTTTTACATCAACCTCGGCCTGATCCATTCTCACACCGGCCTTCAGCTGTCCTGCATACGTAAGCAGAAAGCTTTTTTTTGTCAACGGGATATTCCATCCGTTTAAGGTCAGTGAATTCTCAAATTTCCCCACCTTCGTATAATTATATTCCATGACGGCAAGGTCATTGACCTCCTGCAGCTGCTGTGTCAGTGCTGTTGATGTGATTTTCGGTTCACTTTGTTTTCCTCCGAAAACGGTTCCTGCAAAGAAGATGACCGCAGCCAGTATACAGATGGCCACAACGCCGCCGATAGCTTTCTTTGTTTTTCCAAGGGTATCCAGTATTTTCATTCTCTACCTCCCGCTATAGGTAAAATTATATCATATTTGACAGATGAAGCCTATATGCGATATTCTTACATTTTTCTTTCTGCCGAACCTGTGTTTAGCCCGCAGCTTCATTATGAATGCCGGTGAAAATTTCTTATGACTTTTTTGCAGTACAAGCTTTCTTTTCCTATCTGTTCGTGATACCATAGGGATACGCATGGAGGGATCGTATGCTTTTTTCTATTAAATATGTACATAGACTAAAATGGAATGGTCTGTATCAATCATTGATGTGGAGCTGCTTTGGTATAATGTTTATGCTTCTGTATCCGGTTAGTCCGGATTTGATGACGTTTATCGGAGGCGTTATGCTGCTGTTTCAGGGTGTACCGCAGCTTATTTTATTTCTGGAGGAGGACGAGCGTTTTCTGATTTCACTACTATCCCTGGTAGAGTGTCTGCTGGTCAGCTTTCTGGGGGTGTGGATGCTGACGAATCCGGAGGAGGTTTATGACACACTGCCGGCTGTTCTGGCCTTTGTCACCTTTCTGCATGCTTTCAGCAATTTGATTATTACAGGTAGAATACGGCATCTGCAATATTCAAAATGGTGGATTGCTGCGCTTGTTACGGCTGCGAAGATGATAGCTACAGCTGCACTTGCCTTACAATTTCATTTACATAGTGAATTTATGGTTGTGGGAACCGGAATTTGTATGCTTCTCGATGCTGTTAGTGATATTTGGATGTGGAAAAAGCTGGAGGCATTGATCATTCAGGATATGGGAATATAATGTGCGGAAATCCCGCACTTTTTTTGAATCATTTTCAGAGCGTTAACTACTTCAAATTGTTCAATGCCTTTGTAATGCTGTATTCTAAACGTTTTAGAAACCCCTTTTTTAGGGGTATTTTTCGTATCTCCACTATTCTTTAAATGTGATAATATGTAGAAGTAAAGGGAAGGACAGTAACAAAACAGGCAGAAGCTGGGGGAAGAAGAGAAGTAAGGAGAGCTGAGTCATGTGTGTAAGAAGATATGAGGATAACTGGGGAGAACTGAAGGGGAAGCTGATGGAGCGGGATGTGCTGGAGGTGCTGTCGTTCAGTGCATTTGCACAGGATGAAAGCGACCTGGAGGAGAAGCTGCGCTACTGTGGAGAAAAGGATATCCACATACAGGTGAAGGATGCACGGATAACACCGGATGTGTATCTGGACATCCTGTATCTGATGAAGCGTGAGGAGAAAAAGAAGCGGGAAGAGCAGAAGAAGGCACAGTATGAGGGGATCGTAAAGGCGCTGGAAAAGAAGAAAGAGGGAGCGGGGAGCTATGGAAGACCGCGTGCAAGCCTGCCGGAGGATTTCCGGGAACAGGTGGAATACTGTCAGAAGAACCATATCCCGCTGGAGACCTACCGCAGAAGGACCTCACTGAAAAAGGCCACCTTTTATAAATATGTAAAGGTGCTGCAGAGCGAGCACGAACATACCTTTTAGCATCATAAGAAATAAAATAACAGTCGATTTACAGAAACGTATGCAATCCTGTAAACCGGCTTTTCATTTTAGCCGCTGCATTGAAAAAGAACACAGGCAGTTTCGATGCTTGAAGGAAAACCTCTATCATACAGCTTGTTTCTATAAATATAGAGATAAATATAAAGGTGAAAACACGGATGCGGTCCTTTGATGCATCATCTTTTATAAAATCAACATGGTGTTAAAATATACGGATTATACAAATGTCAAGTTTTGTGATAAAAAAGTGAAATTAACCGATAAATAAAGCGTTTTTTTGCCTTTTTTGTATTTTGATTATTATGCCAAAATGATATATTTATACATATATCAGAAGACTGTAATTCCTTGAAAGGGGGATGCTTATGGGCTGGTATCAGAAACAGAAAAGAATATATGAATCCAGACAGCAGAATCATGTACATGATCTGCCAGAGGATGAAGTGGTTCATTCAGAACCCAAGAAGGAGGATATGACTAAAATGGAAGAAAACAAAGATGCGCAGCAACCTGTAAAGCCGCAGGAAAGTGCTTCTCTGATTGGAGAACATACAGAAGTAACAGGTGATGTCAGTACGGATGATGACCTGACAATTTACGGTCGTGTAAAGGGGAATATCAAATGCAGCAAGCGTATTCAGATATATGGGAGTGTGGAAGGCGATATCCTCTGTCAGGATGCCTCTGTTATACAGGCTGAAATACATGGTAATATTGAATGCAAAGAAACACTGAAGATATCACAGGAAAGCACAGTGGAAGGAAATATCACAACGACTGCATTGGAAAACGGCGGAGCTGTTCGCGGAGATATTCATGCGGGAGGGCATATTCGCCTGAGTGAAAAATCACAGGTGAGCGGTGATATCACAGCCGCATCCATAAGTGTTGATCAGGGGGCAGTTATACAGGGCTGTGTTATGATTGGCATCCAGGATACAAACGGCGCACAAAAGGAAGCGTAAAAGAAGCCTGTTCCTGACAAGACGGTTCTTTCCTGCATTATGATGTTAGTAAAATGGAGAATACAGGTTCTATTGATGCATGCTATAGTATTGAATTCTCCATTCCTTCCTTGTATCCACAATCGAGTAAAACCTGACGAGGCTGTCAGGATTTTTTGTTGCTTTAAAGCATTCCAAAACCAAGCATGTATCTGTGGAGCAGCATATCTGTACGTTTTGACGATTTCCTGTGAGAAATGCAATGATTAAAAAAATATAAGATATGTATCAAGTTACGCTGAAAAGCTTATCGTTGGGCAGAATTTTCTGTAAAATATGGGTATGTGATGATCCATCCCCAAGATGATCACATGTATCGGAAAGGAAGAGACTGCGATGCAGTCCCCCAACGAAAAAAGACGGCATCAGTAAATGTCCGCCTTTTTTTATATTTCATAATTTATCACAGAAAGCCTGCATCGATACCTGACTGGTGTCTATTTAACGCTCCAGCTTCACGATGACCAGTGTCAGCTGACCGTCCGTATTTGCTACATTGGAATTGTAATTGACGGTAAACGGGGTTGCCTGTGTCACCTCGATTATGAAATGACTGCTGCCTTCAGCTGTGTTCTGTGGGGAACCTGTTCGTGAATAAATACCAAATTCAATATGCGGTGCTCCGTTGTAGGCCGGGGTTATCTGCATATAGCCGGCTGTAGACAGTATTGTGCTGACCTCCAGTGAGATCTGATAGAAGCCCGGCTGCAGCAGCAGGGAAGTCGTGGAGGTTGATGTGATATTGCCGGTTGTATCCGCAATGCTTTGGTATAACGGCATTGGCTGAGCATTTTCAAAGGCTCTTGCAAAATCAGCAAAGCTGGCAAAGGACTGTGTTTCAATACCGCGTGGTCCGGTTGCTCCGGTAGCCCCAATCGGACCTGTGCTTCCGGTTGGTCCTGTTGGACCGATTGCTCCATCCGCTCCGGTTGGCCCTGTTGCACCTCTTAATCCGGTAGGTCCTGTCGGTCCCTGCAATCCTCTAAGTCCCTGTGGCCCGGTCGCACCCGTTGTTCCTGTCGCTCCGGTTGCACCATCTGCCCCTGTATTCCCGGTAGCCCCGCGTGGTCCGGTAGCCCCTGTTGCTCCGGTCATGCCGGTTGCTCCGGTCGCACCCGTCGGTCCATCTCTTCCATCTAAACCGGTTGGTCCGATGTTTCCCGTCGGTCCTGTGACACCGGGGGTTCCGGTAGGTCCCGTTGGTCCGATCAATCCCTGTGGTCCAGGACTTCCGGCAGGTCCTGTTGCACCCGTCGGTCCGGTAGCGCCATTTTCACCAGTTGCCCCTGTAGCCCCTGTGATGCCGGAGGCTCCGGTATTTCCTGTAGCCCCTGTTGCTCCCCGCGGCCCGGTTGGCCCCGTAGCCCCATCTGCCCCGGTATTTCCCGTAGCTCCGGTAGGCCCCGTCGGTCCGGTTACTCCAATGCCCGGCCCTGTCGGTCCCATAGGTCCTGTCGGACCTGCAGGCCCGCGAAAGCCCCTTGGACCTCTCGGCCCCGGACAACATGTATGGGAATAGGGTTCACAGCAGGTATCTGTTGGAATGTCCTCTTGCAGAGCATGCTCATCCTCACACACTGCATAGTTGTCTGTATAATCGTCATAATATTCATCCTGATATGTCATCTTTTCACCTCATCCTGTCGGATTTCAAATACTTCCTTATCCGTTTTATCCTATGTGTACAGGGACATTCTGCACATGGCAAATGCCCAGCAGTGAAGACGGTACCAGGAAAAGTGAGGATAAAAGCTGTTGGAAATACACTTTCACCGGATATGACCTGCTGTTGTGAAGATACCCCATGTCCGATATCCGACACCGCAGAATCAAAGCACAGAGCACCCCTTCTGTTTCGTGGGGAACAAGATGGAATAATACACAATACGCTGCTTATAATACAATTCCAGCAAAATATATTCTGAAAGGAAATGAATGAGAAAGCGTTTAAAAGGCAGGTGAGGAATATCGAACCGGCACCTGCCCTCTATGTACATAACTGCATGTAATGCTTGCGCTCACTTGGGGAGATATCACGTCCTCAGCTTTTTCTCCGCTCTTGCAAGCCCGTCCTCATAGCCTTCGATTTTCGTATACAGCCGCTTCAGGGTAGCCTGCATTTCCAGCACCCTTTTTTTCAGCAGGGTACGCTGTTCCTTCAAAATATCCAGCCGTGCCTGTGTGGAGGCATCTCCCTGCTGAAACAGCTCCACGTATTCAATCAAAGCTTCAGTCGGCAGTCCCGCACTACGCATGCATTTGATGAACGCAATCCATCCCAAATCCTTTTCACCGTAATCACGGATGCCGTCGGGAGTCCGCGGAACAGCAGGAAGCAGTCCGATTCTTTCATAATAGCGAAGCGTATCTACGGAAATTTCAAACATACGGCTTACTTCGGCAATTGTCATGATTGTACTTCCTCTATAAAGTATGTATCTGTTATCATATCACACAAAGAACCAGTGACTAGCAATACCATGGTAATGAATAACCATCAGCTTCACTAAATCACTTGGAGCACGCTTTAAGTCAATATAATTATTGCAGTATTGCGAAAACTGCTAAAGAATAAAGAGTTTCATAATATAAATTTTAAAAATATCACACATTATGAATCAATATGAATCAAAATAAATTAAAATGATATAAAAAGATTGACATCCTTTCTACATACTTCTATAATAAAATTGTAAGAAGGACACAGAAAAGGAGAACATGGAATGAAAACTACTGATCCTAAGAAAAGAGCACTGCTGGACGGTCTGAAAGACGGTCTGATCGTATCCTGTCAGGTACAGAAGGATGACCCTATCTATACCGATGACATCGTAGTAAAAATGGCGGAGGCAGCCAAATGGGCAGGAGCTGTGGCAATCCGCGCGAATTCTCCGGAACAGATCAAGGCAATTAAGGATAAGGTTGATTTGCCGATGATCGGTTTATGGAAAATCTGGCATGACGATACGGATGTTTTTATCACACCGACGATGGATGCCGCAAGAGCTGTGTGGGAGGCAGGAGCGGAAATCATCGCTCTGGACTGTACATCACAGATTACACATGAAAACACACAGGCATGGGATTTGATCAAAACCGTGAAACAGGAAATTCCGGAAGCTATTATCTTTGCGGATGTTTCC
This region includes:
- a CDS encoding polymer-forming cytoskeletal protein; this translates as MGWYQKQKRIYESRQQNHVHDLPEDEVVHSEPKKEDMTKMEENKDAQQPVKPQESASLIGEHTEVTGDVSTDDDLTIYGRVKGNIKCSKRIQIYGSVEGDILCQDASVIQAEIHGNIECKETLKISQESTVEGNITTTALENGGAVRGDIHAGGHIRLSEKSQVSGDITAASISVDQGAVIQGCVMIGIQDTNGAQKEA
- a CDS encoding N-acetylmannosamine-6-phosphate 2-epimerase, giving the protein MKTTDPKKRALLDGLKDGLIVSCQVQKDDPIYTDDIVVKMAEAAKWAGAVAIRANSPEQIKAIKDKVDLPMIGLWKIWHDDTDVFITPTMDAARAVWEAGAEIIALDCTSQITHENTQAWDLIKTVKQEIPEAIIFADVSNMEEAARAVENGADIVAPTLYGYTKETEHIEGADYRMFAEMCRTFRDEAFVMMEGHIYTPEDAMKCIYLGAHSVVVGSAITRPHLTAKRFVDLLGGYQDNWRDAEKAKH
- a CDS encoding MerR family transcriptional regulator encodes the protein MTIAEVSRMFEISVDTLRYYERIGLLPAVPRTPDGIRDYGEKDLGWIAFIKCMRSAGLPTEALIEYVELFQQGDASTQARLDILKEQRTLLKKRVLEMQATLKRLYTKIEGYEDGLARAEKKLRT
- a CDS encoding HAD-IC family P-type ATPase, whose amino-acid sequence is MEVTNTAIKGLTQKQVEERIRNHQRNSVSHSITKTHGQIFKENICTLFNLLNILIALGLVLVNAWSNLFFLAVIICNIVIGILQELHAKKLVDDLSLLMRQKVSVMRDGVVCSVDVQDLVVDDIMVLSSGEQIVCDAVLIQGEAEVNEALLSGESDPIHKRKKDQLLSGSSIISGKCYARIIHVGEENYANRIASEVKEVRAVNSRLLNAMKRITRLSGYAIIPLGILLFLEAWGFRGDSIQESVITSSAALLGMLPKGLVLLISVSLAAGVSRMAKHKVLIQDLYSLETLANVDTLCLDKTGTITTGDLKVEALLPLCDEAETDMEYIRSFLHYSDDNNATYQALCAQISPCALHEPKARIPFSSLRKWSSAYFEGYGSLVMGAPEKLLEKLDTSFSAIMEEGKRMVVIGRCAQVIDKDAPLPIIQPLYAVIFTDTIRPHVEKTLQFFREEDVNIKIISGDHITAVSAIARQAGLHNWNACLDMSGIGDDPFVIEQLAEQYAVFGRVTPLQKKLLVQALQKKGHAVAMSGDGVNDMLALKEADCSIAIAQGSDAVKQMSQIVLLDSDFSALPMILKEGRRVVNNATRVAGVFFIKTIYSILLSVLCIVMNLPFPFIPIQITLIDLAIEAFPSFLTMLEPDHRKVNGDFLSTVLRNALPNAIAIVYSFLAIEFMSDGFSIRYDEAVTMMYVCVAVISMLAVYHSSRPLNRLRTLICICMTAGFILAILLFHNLLHITLLSFRLLILTAILALSAILVRQILMLLLPWIPGLRPQPNNARQHSLS
- a CDS encoding DeoR/GlpR transcriptional regulator, which codes for MNNDKKARRRHQRICEVLQEQEHMQVLELCELFHVSPATIRNDLTVLEKKQLLKRIPGGAVSIGRMPQNTIFSARESLHMDLKDKMADYAVAHLIKEGMNVALDAGTTCCAIAKKLADASCRCTVITYSLPVANALVHCEHIEVFLMAGRLDKKHESFHDDVAVEAMKRMNSDVFFLSPNGIDPIAGITSSATDENIMKRMMHEHAEETIVCADHSKFFKKAFKTICQLSDIKGILSDSKLSGEIQQRYSSMGVRLYLAEK
- a CDS encoding DUF4230 domain-containing protein — its product is MKILDTLGKTKKAIGGVVAICILAAVIFFAGTVFGGKQSEPKITSTALTQQLQEVNDLAVMEYNYTKVGKFENSLTLNGWNIPLTKKSFLLTYAGQLKAGVRMDQAEVDVKGKTITVLLPEVEILSNIIDEKSIEVYDETKNIFNPISIEDYTAFATQQKDKVADEAVENGLLSEAATKSQSAIRKFFNMIPEIKEQYSIEVKFKS
- a CDS encoding Dabb family protein; translation: MVKHILFVKMKDNSIEQCEKVKALFLSMKEQIPFLREVQVGIDYLHSQRSYDVVLELVVDDRQALEDYQKNTYHVEKVKPYIHAVRSGSATVDYEY
- a CDS encoding collagen-like protein codes for the protein MTYQDEYYDDYTDNYAVCEDEHALQEDIPTDTCCEPYSHTCCPGPRGPRGFRGPAGPTGPMGPTGPGIGVTGPTGPTGATGNTGADGATGPTGPRGATGATGNTGASGITGATGATGENGATGPTGATGPAGSPGPQGLIGPTGPTGTPGVTGPTGNIGPTGLDGRDGPTGATGATGMTGATGATGPRGATGNTGADGATGATGTTGATGPQGLRGLQGPTGPTGLRGATGPTGADGAIGPTGPTGSTGPIGATGATGPRGIETQSFASFADFARAFENAQPMPLYQSIADTTGNITSTSTTSLLLQPGFYQISLEVSTILSTAGYMQITPAYNGAPHIEFGIYSRTGSPQNTAEGSSHFIIEVTQATPFTVNYNSNVANTDGQLTLVIVKLER